In Streptomyces sp. DG2A-72, one genomic interval encodes:
- a CDS encoding LamG-like jellyroll fold domain-containing protein — protein MGKSVEVGSLRGESRDVYATPDGNLEAREYLRPVRARVEGKWQPVDTELVKTSEGSVAPKVATVGLEFSAGGDARLVRMTKAGRELALSWPGKLPVPELDGSTATYRNVLPDVDLRMGAQEDGFTQLLVVKSAEAAASEELAELRLKLGTDGMEVRETFEGGLEAIDQGAKGAVFEAPEPLMWDSSTRAEPTAGTAAAKSLSATAADADGEPAAGESGKLAPVGVDVASSGELVLTPDADVLLGEDTTYPVFIDPQWHAPRASAWTMASKYWASSPQWKFNGESNAGMGYCGWAYCQPHDTKRLFYRIPVSTFAGKSILSAEFVVRNVWSASCNARGVQLWRTKDISTSTTWNSQDNSDFWIDHLKTQSFAYGYDGCAAKDAEFDVKAAVQQAANGKWSTMTFGMRAGDEGDAYGWKRFSDKAFLRVKYNRPPSQIRTSQLVMDPGGTCVKADKMRRVRTLPTLRALGVTDPDGDDVSVQFRASWDAGDGRKPHWTPGKSTFKKSGSDFSLKPSRLPANKTIVWEARSYDGAQWSPWSSVNANGCYVMYDTGVPAGPSITSTHYPASDPEDPDDPWWDGVGRYGVFTIDSASSDVTKYWFGVNGDPTSKHTLTTSGGGAKTMKFMPTKPGPNFITAQAFDSAGNGSEVRTYYFRVRAGQPDRLTWGLDESPGADSFSGSGGAWPADLHGGATPGGDGVTGNGLHFDGLDDRAATVSPVLNTRKSFSVSLRAKLGELDPSHGAVAVAQAGSTRSAFELYFSPSRNGWVFARHSADAENATASRAMQPACASGDTSCTSSRLGRWTHVVGVFDNPNSQVKLYVDGKLVGTAAYSTLWDARGGTLLGATETARTPNGFFSGDLDEVQIFDYQLTGADVTRLHSKQPVDSGTRPAKVVWLMEDDPNATAVTGRAQKVTATVHGRPAFGGAGVAGTSLHLDGSDDYATTAQPVLDTYQSFSVSLWARLPADKENRAMTAVSQAGSINAGFDLYHSSALGGWVFAREESNESTSAVVRAEQNACPSSTPNCAAARLGQWSHVVGVYDYDAGQIRLYVDGVLKSTEAFTTPWLATGPVTLGHTLTPGGPGSLFKGDLDKVRMYDRTISDDEVRQLFRQNPVVKGRWKFEDASDSTPPTTPDDSAEKRALTLGGGAKTGLGWVDDGALELDGINDHAVTATSPIDTGASFTVMGWAQSAGVPTDSAAVLSALGVSNSAFAIRHVPAAAGGAGAGHWQVSMPNSDAADATVVRTENQQFYDARDWNHLALVYDGFAREARLYVNGQEEIACADADGDGESDDATCADRFSWSENVLSYKATGGLQIGRAKTAGAWGEYWPGAVDDVWVFQGALSESQVAHLSLGMPGVATEVPGTD, from the coding sequence TTGGGCAAGAGTGTCGAGGTCGGGTCGCTACGCGGAGAGAGCCGTGACGTCTATGCCACGCCCGACGGGAATCTGGAGGCGCGTGAGTACCTGCGTCCGGTGCGTGCGCGGGTCGAGGGCAAGTGGCAGCCGGTCGACACCGAGTTGGTGAAGACCTCGGAGGGGAGCGTGGCCCCGAAAGTGGCCACCGTCGGGCTGGAGTTCTCCGCGGGCGGGGACGCGCGTTTGGTGCGGATGACGAAGGCGGGGCGCGAACTGGCGCTGTCCTGGCCGGGCAAGCTGCCTGTCCCGGAACTGGACGGCTCGACGGCGACCTACCGGAACGTGCTCCCGGACGTCGACTTGCGCATGGGCGCGCAGGAGGACGGGTTCACCCAGCTTCTGGTGGTCAAGTCGGCCGAGGCGGCGGCCAGTGAGGAACTGGCCGAGCTGCGGTTGAAGCTGGGCACGGACGGCATGGAGGTTCGCGAGACGTTCGAAGGCGGGTTGGAAGCGATCGATCAGGGGGCCAAGGGTGCGGTGTTCGAGGCGCCCGAGCCGCTGATGTGGGACTCCAGCACGAGGGCCGAGCCGACGGCGGGCACCGCGGCGGCGAAGTCGCTCTCGGCCACCGCGGCGGATGCCGATGGCGAACCGGCGGCCGGCGAGTCGGGAAAGCTGGCGCCGGTCGGCGTGGACGTCGCGTCCAGCGGCGAGCTGGTCCTGACTCCGGATGCGGATGTGTTGCTGGGCGAGGACACCACGTATCCGGTGTTCATCGACCCGCAGTGGCACGCGCCGCGGGCGTCGGCGTGGACGATGGCGTCGAAGTACTGGGCGTCGTCGCCGCAGTGGAAGTTCAACGGTGAGTCCAACGCCGGTATGGGGTACTGCGGCTGGGCGTACTGCCAGCCGCACGACACCAAGCGGCTGTTCTACCGCATTCCGGTCTCGACGTTCGCGGGCAAGTCCATCCTGTCGGCCGAGTTCGTGGTGCGGAACGTGTGGTCCGCGTCCTGTAACGCGCGCGGGGTGCAGCTGTGGCGGACCAAGGACATCTCCACGTCGACGACATGGAACAGCCAGGACAACTCCGACTTCTGGATCGATCACCTGAAGACCCAGTCGTTCGCCTACGGCTATGACGGTTGCGCGGCCAAGGACGCCGAGTTCGACGTCAAAGCGGCGGTGCAGCAGGCGGCGAACGGCAAGTGGTCGACGATGACGTTCGGGATGCGGGCCGGCGACGAGGGTGACGCGTACGGATGGAAGCGCTTCTCGGACAAGGCGTTTCTGCGGGTGAAGTACAACCGCCCGCCGTCGCAGATCAGGACCTCACAGCTGGTGATGGACCCGGGCGGCACATGTGTGAAGGCCGACAAGATGCGGCGCGTTCGCACGCTGCCGACGCTGCGGGCACTCGGTGTGACCGATCCGGACGGTGATGACGTCTCGGTGCAGTTCAGGGCCTCGTGGGACGCGGGCGACGGCCGGAAGCCGCACTGGACACCAGGAAAGTCGACGTTCAAGAAGTCCGGCTCCGACTTCTCGCTCAAGCCGTCGAGGCTGCCGGCGAACAAGACCATCGTGTGGGAGGCGCGGTCCTACGACGGAGCGCAGTGGTCGCCGTGGAGTTCAGTGAACGCAAACGGTTGTTACGTCATGTATGACACGGGTGTGCCGGCAGGACCGTCGATCACCTCCACGCACTACCCGGCTTCCGATCCGGAAGACCCGGACGACCCCTGGTGGGATGGAGTCGGGCGCTACGGCGTGTTCACCATTGACTCCGCGTCCTCCGACGTCACCAAGTACTGGTTCGGTGTCAACGGGGACCCCACGAGCAAGCACACGCTGACGACATCGGGGGGCGGCGCCAAGACGATGAAGTTCATGCCCACCAAACCGGGGCCCAACTTCATCACCGCCCAAGCCTTCGACTCCGCAGGCAATGGCTCGGAGGTGCGCACCTATTACTTCCGGGTCCGTGCCGGGCAGCCTGACCGGCTCACGTGGGGCCTGGACGAGAGCCCTGGCGCGGACTCGTTCAGCGGCTCGGGCGGTGCCTGGCCCGCCGATTTGCACGGGGGAGCGACACCAGGAGGTGACGGAGTCACCGGCAACGGGCTGCACTTCGACGGCCTGGACGACCGGGCCGCCACCGTCTCCCCGGTGCTGAACACCCGCAAGAGCTTCTCGGTGTCCCTGCGGGCCAAGCTCGGCGAGCTCGACCCGTCGCACGGCGCGGTCGCCGTCGCACAGGCCGGCAGTACGAGGAGCGCGTTCGAGCTGTACTTCTCCCCGTCACGCAACGGATGGGTCTTCGCGCGGCACTCCGCCGATGCCGAGAACGCCACTGCGTCACGGGCGATGCAACCGGCCTGCGCCAGCGGTGACACGTCCTGCACGAGCAGCAGGCTGGGGAGGTGGACCCATGTCGTCGGAGTCTTCGACAACCCCAACAGCCAGGTGAAGCTGTACGTGGACGGCAAACTGGTCGGCACGGCGGCGTACAGCACGCTGTGGGACGCACGCGGCGGCACACTCCTCGGTGCCACCGAGACCGCCCGCACGCCGAACGGGTTCTTCTCCGGCGATCTGGACGAGGTGCAGATCTTCGACTACCAGCTCACCGGCGCCGATGTCACTCGGCTGCACAGCAAGCAGCCGGTGGACTCGGGCACCCGCCCGGCCAAGGTGGTCTGGCTGATGGAGGACGATCCGAACGCCACGGCGGTGACGGGCCGCGCCCAGAAGGTGACCGCCACTGTGCACGGCCGCCCGGCGTTCGGCGGCGCGGGCGTTGCCGGGACGTCCCTGCACCTGGACGGCTCGGACGACTACGCGACCACCGCGCAGCCGGTGCTGGATACCTACCAGAGCTTTTCGGTGTCCCTGTGGGCCAGGCTGCCCGCGGACAAGGAGAACCGGGCGATGACCGCCGTCAGCCAGGCCGGTTCCATCAACGCGGGATTCGATCTGTACCACTCGTCGGCCCTGGGCGGCTGGGTGTTCGCACGGGAAGAGTCCAACGAGAGCACATCCGCTGTGGTGCGCGCCGAGCAGAACGCCTGCCCCTCCAGCACCCCCAACTGCGCGGCGGCCCGGCTGGGTCAGTGGTCGCACGTGGTGGGTGTCTACGACTACGACGCCGGGCAGATCCGCCTCTACGTGGACGGCGTGCTGAAGAGTACGGAGGCGTTCACCACCCCCTGGCTGGCCACCGGCCCGGTCACCCTCGGTCACACTCTCACCCCCGGCGGGCCAGGGAGTCTCTTCAAGGGTGACCTGGACAAGGTACGCATGTACGACCGGACGATCTCCGATGACGAGGTGCGCCAGCTGTTCAGGCAGAACCCCGTGGTCAAGGGACGATGGAAGTTCGAGGACGCCTCTGACTCGACACCGCCGACCACGCCCGACGACTCCGCCGAGAAGAGAGCACTGACCCTGGGCGGCGGGGCGAAGACCGGACTCGGTTGGGTCGACGACGGTGCCCTGGAACTGGACGGCATCAACGACCATGCCGTGACTGCCACGTCCCCCATCGATACGGGTGCCAGCTTCACGGTCATGGGCTGGGCGCAGTCCGCCGGCGTACCGACCGACAGCGCAGCCGTTCTGAGTGCGCTGGGCGTCTCCAACAGTGCCTTCGCGATTCGGCACGTACCGGCGGCGGCAGGCGGGGCGGGTGCCGGGCACTGGCAGGTCTCGATGCCGAACTCTGATGCGGCGGACGCCACGGTAGTGCGCACTGAGAACCAGCAGTTCTACGACGCTCGAGATTGGAACCATCTGGCGCTCGTGTACGACGGCTTCGCCAGGGAGGCCCGGCTATATGTGAACGGGCAGGAGGAGATCGCCTGCGCGGACGCGGATGGTGACGGCGAGTCCGACGACGCCACCTGCGCCGATCGGTTCTCGTGGTCCGAGAACGTGCTGTCGTACAAGGCCACGGGCGGACTGCAGATCGGCCGGGCCAAGACGGCCGGAGCGTGGGGCGAGTACTGGCCCGGCGCCGTCGACGACGTATGGGTTTTCCAGGGGGCGCTCAGCGAATCGCAGGTCGCCCATCTGTCGCTGGGCATGCCGGGAGTCGCCACCGAAGTACCTGGCACGGACTGA
- a CDS encoding polymorphic toxin-type HINT domain-containing protein, with amino-acid sequence MIATVLQGVTAPENAGAVADDGRGRPALPKAEQAVAGSAVTKLQPRTVEGGPRTPRIAPKAEWPVAGSGRVTLTGAPAGAKGAKTATPAKAGGLPVSVGQPAALSARTAKGREAAAGPVTVQLAGRKQTQQAAIDGLLVTLVPERTNFTDGAAQVRVDYRDVAQAYGGGYGARLTLLQLPACVLKTPEQAKCRTRTPVETVNDTEGSTLTAPFVRLSAAQPTVLAAVADDSAATGDYKATTLAPSSTWQTNLNTGDFAWSYGMGVPEVPGGLKPSIGLGYSSGSVDGRTSETNNQSSWIGGGFDLWPGYIERRYKPCADDGVENSNGIKPGDLCWGYDNAFISFNGKGGELVPTGTAGEFKLRQDDGTRIARLTSTGRGNNDDNGEYWRLTDPDGVRYYFGYNRLPGWADGKKTTDSAWTTPVFGDDTDEPCHATAFADSWCQQAWRWNLDYVVDPRGNAIAYYYTQEKNSYGRNLKAADDTRYTRGGHLDEIQYGLKSSSMYGTKALAKVTFTNDERCLPNNQTTCSSITSDSAYWYDTPWDLNCDDGKDCDEGRLSPSFWTRKLLTGVTTQVLGASDTYQKVDSWKLTHRWGMADIDYQLLLDSIQHTGHTATPAVTLPKTTFAYDELENRLDKTEDGFAPFIKSRLSTIADEYGGQIDVDYSAPACDWAALPTPQTNTTRCFPQYIGGSSTDDPERQWFNKYVVTSVTATDRTGGAPDQVTAYEYMGPAAWHYDDDDGLTKEKFKTWSQWRGYGHVRVKTGGQGGDVALKSQANTYFLRGMDGDRESPTGGSKNVSVTLGEGEGDPITDHEAFAGTVYKTVTYSGNGGKILAKTVNRPWRHQTAKKTRDWGTVTANFTGIGRAKSWTSLDDGAGVSWRTASTATTHDTVAGRVIQVDDFGDNSTAADNRCTRTTYATNSTGNILNLPARVETVAKTCDDPVDRSKDVISDVRSAYDGGAYGAAPTKGDVTATALLKKHDGTTATYVESGATFDGYGRVHTSTDLTANVTVKGTAAPVRTERKDGRTTVTDRTPTTGFVTKTTTTTPPATEGDASTGLVSFATHDPLRGVPLSSTDPNGNVTTFTYDALGRSSKVWLPNRRTTLSPSYEFDYLVTDGQPVSVATKALGTNGSQVTAYSLYDGFLRQRQTQKPGPDGGRLLSDVFYDERGLTAKTFETYYATGAPSRTLFKPEGALAVETQTRVTYDGMGRPTVSQQIAGNGDGGRVLGTTRTIYGGDRTTVIPPEGGTATTTVTDARGRTTELRQHHARAAEAAYDTTRYAYTPRGELEKLTDPVGNIWRYTYDLLGNLKTAVDPDKGNNSTTYDDRGQVLSVSDDGDTDLYYAYDGLGRQTELRENSATGTLRAKWVYDTISGAKGHLAEAVRYVGGNAYTSKVVAYDRLYRVQRSTMTIPASEGALAGTYLSATAYNEDGTVRTTGFPAAGALPATTVAFTYEDQTLRPIALSGSQGLDVTTSYSLTGKPLQYEISNDGGKKAWATNRYEWGTQRLATSRVDREDVPGVDRQNTYRYDQAGNVLSVSDVSRSGTDTQCFDYDYLRRMTAAWTQSTSTCAEAPNGQTVGGPAPYWHSYTYDKVGNRRTETLHDITGDTAKNTVRTYDYPDPGNPRPHAVDTVTQTGPGGTAQDSYGYDVVGNTETRTLAGTTQKLDWDAEGHLAKVTKPVEGKPDEVTEYIYDTEGNRLIARTPTESTLYLGATEITVAKGSTTQKATRTLGAGDGHQAVIDNDGSVTFTLADHQGSGQLAIQAADQQLTQRRTLPFGDIRGTRPSSWPGTAGFLGGTDDSESTGLQHLGAREYDPATGRFISVDPLLTPSDPQALNGYAYSNNNPLTFSDPDGLRCIHGAPGGGADGICAGVPGDTDGVINADSNNCSRTSSCYDTAVDMIRASKRDSTYGKKPIVIQPKGDSVTIQGVYIPTQAELVEIFPYYHERLDYQHNLENWARARCTMTNAAGSDFCTAVGKLGWFGDQNGPGILEVLGIDDYVGCAQGSGSACKAAAVDAGIAVGTGLLGKGAKVVFKGFKAAFKKADSVPIQCLVGGGRHSFTPGTLVLMSDGSTKPIEDVRIGDEIVVTDPESGRTTTRTVVATIVTEDDKHFVDLTVSRKGASGTDSLTSTTTHPFWSPSEGAWVDAGDLKPGMTLRAVDGSTVEAEKTREFRKLQRTHDLTINDIHTYYVLAGETPVLVHNSNCNVAGRGLWQLTKEGSTKLLKGGPFKTTFYKSASDGTWWTPDVTGHGESAFKVYRETSKGLEWISDADKYGDYMPDKWKGDTGKFIPNSNLRGVKR; translated from the coding sequence ATGATCGCCACGGTGCTCCAGGGAGTCACTGCCCCTGAGAATGCGGGAGCCGTGGCGGACGACGGGCGGGGCCGGCCTGCTCTGCCGAAAGCAGAGCAGGCTGTGGCAGGTTCCGCTGTGACGAAGCTGCAGCCCCGCACGGTGGAGGGCGGACCGCGCACCCCGCGCATCGCTCCCAAGGCCGAGTGGCCGGTGGCGGGTTCGGGCCGGGTGACGCTCACTGGAGCACCAGCGGGCGCGAAGGGGGCGAAGACCGCGACACCGGCCAAGGCCGGCGGACTGCCGGTCTCCGTCGGACAGCCCGCGGCCCTCTCCGCCCGCACGGCCAAGGGGCGCGAGGCCGCGGCCGGTCCCGTGACGGTCCAGCTGGCTGGACGCAAGCAGACACAACAGGCCGCGATCGACGGGCTGCTCGTGACACTCGTCCCCGAGCGGACGAACTTCACCGACGGCGCCGCCCAGGTGCGTGTCGACTACCGCGACGTCGCGCAGGCGTACGGCGGAGGTTACGGCGCCCGCCTCACTCTCTTGCAACTCCCCGCGTGCGTCCTGAAGACACCGGAGCAGGCCAAGTGCCGTACCCGGACGCCGGTCGAGACCGTGAACGACACGGAAGGCAGCACGCTCACCGCCCCGTTCGTGCGGCTCAGCGCCGCCCAGCCGACCGTGCTCGCCGCGGTGGCCGACGACAGCGCGGCCACCGGCGACTACAAGGCGACGACGCTCGCCCCGTCCTCTACCTGGCAGACCAACCTCAACACCGGTGACTTCGCCTGGTCCTACGGCATGGGCGTCCCCGAGGTGCCCGGCGGACTGAAGCCGAGCATCGGCCTCGGCTATTCCTCCGGATCGGTCGACGGTCGCACCAGCGAGACCAACAACCAGTCCTCTTGGATCGGCGGCGGCTTCGACCTGTGGCCGGGCTACATCGAGCGCCGCTACAAGCCCTGCGCGGACGACGGGGTCGAGAACAGCAACGGCATCAAGCCCGGCGACTTGTGCTGGGGCTACGACAACGCCTTCATCAGCTTCAATGGCAAGGGCGGCGAGCTCGTTCCCACCGGCACGGCCGGCGAGTTCAAGCTCCGTCAGGACGACGGCACTCGCATCGCGCGACTGACCTCCACCGGCCGAGGCAACAACGACGACAACGGCGAGTACTGGCGCCTTACCGACCCCGACGGCGTGCGCTACTACTTCGGCTACAACCGGCTGCCCGGCTGGGCCGACGGCAAGAAGACCACGGACTCGGCATGGACCACCCCTGTGTTCGGCGACGACACCGACGAGCCGTGCCACGCGACCGCCTTCGCTGACTCCTGGTGCCAGCAGGCGTGGCGCTGGAACCTCGACTACGTCGTCGACCCGCGCGGCAACGCGATCGCGTACTACTACACCCAGGAGAAGAACTCCTACGGCCGCAACCTGAAGGCCGCCGACGACACCCGCTACACCCGAGGTGGCCATCTCGACGAGATCCAGTACGGCCTCAAGTCGTCGTCGATGTACGGCACGAAGGCGCTCGCGAAGGTCACCTTCACGAACGATGAGCGCTGCCTGCCGAACAACCAGACCACCTGCTCGTCCATCACCTCGGACTCCGCGTACTGGTACGACACGCCCTGGGACCTCAACTGCGACGACGGCAAGGACTGCGACGAGGGCCGCCTCTCCCCCTCGTTCTGGACCCGCAAGCTCCTCACCGGTGTGACCACGCAGGTCCTCGGCGCCAGCGACACCTACCAGAAGGTCGACTCCTGGAAGCTGACCCACCGCTGGGGCATGGCCGATATCGACTACCAGTTGCTTCTCGACTCGATCCAGCACACGGGCCATACCGCCACGCCCGCGGTCACACTTCCGAAGACCACCTTCGCCTACGACGAGCTCGAGAACCGGCTCGACAAGACCGAAGACGGGTTCGCGCCGTTCATCAAGTCCCGGCTGTCGACGATCGCCGACGAGTACGGCGGCCAGATCGACGTCGACTACTCTGCGCCCGCCTGCGACTGGGCCGCGCTGCCCACGCCGCAGACCAACACCACCCGCTGCTTTCCGCAGTACATCGGCGGCAGCTCCACGGACGACCCTGAGCGTCAGTGGTTCAACAAGTACGTCGTCACGTCCGTCACCGCGACCGACCGCACAGGCGGTGCGCCCGACCAGGTCACCGCGTACGAGTACATGGGCCCGGCCGCCTGGCACTACGACGATGACGACGGTCTGACCAAGGAGAAGTTCAAGACCTGGTCCCAGTGGCGCGGTTACGGGCACGTGCGCGTCAAGACCGGCGGCCAGGGCGGCGACGTGGCCCTGAAGTCGCAGGCCAACACGTACTTCCTGCGCGGCATGGACGGCGACCGCGAATCCCCGACCGGCGGCAGCAAGAATGTCAGCGTCACCCTCGGCGAAGGCGAGGGCGACCCGATCACCGACCACGAGGCGTTCGCCGGCACCGTCTACAAGACCGTCACCTATTCCGGCAATGGCGGCAAGATCCTTGCTAAAACCGTGAACCGGCCCTGGCGCCACCAAACCGCGAAGAAGACCCGCGACTGGGGCACAGTCACCGCCAACTTCACCGGCATCGGCCGCGCCAAGTCGTGGACGTCCCTGGACGACGGGGCGGGAGTGTCCTGGCGGACCGCGTCCACGGCCACCACGCACGACACGGTGGCGGGCCGAGTCATCCAGGTCGACGACTTCGGAGACAACTCCACCGCGGCGGACAACCGCTGCACCCGCACCACCTACGCCACCAACAGCACCGGCAACATCCTCAATCTGCCCGCGCGGGTCGAGACGGTCGCGAAGACCTGCGACGACCCCGTCGACCGTTCCAAGGACGTCATCTCCGACGTCCGCTCGGCCTACGACGGCGGCGCCTACGGAGCGGCTCCGACCAAGGGCGACGTCACGGCCACAGCCCTGCTGAAGAAGCACGACGGCACCACGGCCACCTATGTGGAGTCCGGTGCCACGTTCGACGGCTACGGCAGGGTGCACACCAGCACCGACCTGACGGCGAACGTCACGGTGAAAGGCACGGCCGCGCCAGTGCGCACTGAGCGCAAAGACGGACGGACCACCGTAACGGACCGCACCCCGACCACCGGTTTCGTCACGAAGACGACGACGACCACACCGCCGGCCACGGAGGGTGACGCCAGCACCGGGCTGGTCAGCTTCGCCACTCACGATCCGCTGCGGGGAGTGCCACTGTCCTCGACCGATCCCAACGGCAATGTCACGACCTTCACCTATGACGCGCTCGGCCGGTCCTCGAAGGTCTGGCTTCCGAATCGGCGGACCACACTGTCGCCCAGTTACGAGTTCGACTATCTGGTCACGGACGGGCAGCCGGTCTCTGTCGCCACGAAGGCACTCGGCACCAACGGCAGCCAGGTCACCGCGTACAGCCTGTACGACGGGTTTCTGCGGCAGCGTCAGACGCAGAAGCCGGGCCCTGACGGCGGACGGCTGCTCTCGGACGTCTTCTACGACGAACGCGGTCTGACCGCCAAGACCTTCGAGACCTACTACGCCACTGGCGCGCCATCAAGGACGTTGTTCAAGCCTGAGGGCGCGCTCGCGGTCGAGACCCAGACCCGCGTCACGTATGACGGCATGGGCCGCCCGACCGTGAGCCAGCAGATCGCGGGCAACGGCGACGGCGGCCGGGTGCTCGGCACCACCCGCACCATCTACGGCGGAGATCGCACCACGGTCATCCCCCCGGAGGGCGGCACAGCAACCACCACAGTCACCGACGCCCGTGGCCGGACGACTGAACTGCGCCAGCACCACGCACGTGCCGCGGAAGCCGCATACGACACCACCCGCTACGCCTACACCCCACGCGGCGAACTGGAGAAGCTCACCGACCCGGTCGGCAACATCTGGCGCTACACCTACGACCTGCTCGGCAACCTCAAGACGGCCGTCGACCCGGACAAGGGAAACAACTCCACCACCTACGACGACCGTGGCCAGGTGTTGTCCGTCTCTGACGACGGGGACACCGACCTGTACTACGCCTACGACGGACTCGGTCGGCAGACCGAACTGCGTGAGAACAGCGCCACCGGCACCCTGCGCGCCAAGTGGGTCTACGACACCATCAGCGGTGCGAAGGGCCACCTGGCCGAAGCTGTCCGCTATGTCGGCGGCAACGCGTACACCAGCAAGGTCGTCGCTTACGACCGGCTGTACCGCGTGCAGCGCTCGACCATGACGATCCCCGCGAGCGAAGGCGCGCTGGCCGGAACGTATCTGTCGGCCACCGCCTACAACGAGGACGGCACGGTGCGCACGACAGGATTCCCGGCGGCCGGCGCGCTGCCCGCCACCACGGTGGCGTTCACGTACGAGGATCAAACGCTCCGGCCGATCGCGCTCAGCGGCAGCCAGGGCCTGGACGTCACCACAAGCTACAGCCTGACCGGGAAGCCGCTGCAGTACGAAATCTCCAACGACGGCGGCAAGAAGGCCTGGGCAACCAACAGATACGAATGGGGCACGCAGCGCTTGGCCACCTCGCGAGTGGACCGCGAGGACGTGCCAGGCGTCGACCGTCAGAACACTTACCGCTACGACCAGGCGGGCAACGTCCTCTCTGTCTCGGACGTATCCCGCTCCGGCACAGATACGCAGTGCTTCGATTACGACTATCTGCGCCGGATGACCGCGGCCTGGACCCAGTCCACCAGCACCTGTGCCGAGGCCCCCAACGGTCAGACGGTCGGTGGCCCCGCGCCGTACTGGCACTCCTACACCTACGACAAGGTCGGCAACCGGCGTACCGAGACCCTGCACGACATCACGGGTGACACGGCGAAGAACACCGTACGCACCTACGACTACCCCGATCCCGGTAATCCGCGTCCGCACGCGGTTGACACCGTGACCCAGACCGGGCCGGGCGGAACCGCGCAGGACTCCTACGGCTACGACGTGGTCGGCAACACCGAGACCCGCACCCTCGCGGGTACAACCCAGAAGCTCGACTGGGATGCCGAAGGACATCTGGCCAAGGTGACCAAGCCGGTCGAGGGAAAGCCGGACGAGGTCACCGAGTACATCTACGACACCGAAGGAAACCGCCTCATCGCCCGGACGCCAACGGAGTCCACGCTGTACCTGGGCGCCACGGAGATCACCGTGGCCAAGGGCAGCACCACTCAGAAGGCCACCCGCACCCTCGGCGCCGGCGACGGCCACCAGGCGGTCATCGACAACGACGGCTCGGTCACGTTCACCCTCGCCGACCACCAGGGCTCAGGGCAACTGGCGATCCAAGCCGCGGACCAGCAGTTGACCCAGCGCCGCACGCTGCCGTTCGGTGATATTCGTGGCACTCGGCCGAGCAGTTGGCCTGGAACCGCCGGATTCCTCGGCGGGACGGACGACTCCGAGTCGACCGGACTGCAACACCTCGGCGCACGTGAATACGACCCGGCGACCGGCCGGTTCATCTCCGTCGACCCGCTCCTCACCCCAAGCGACCCACAGGCGCTCAACGGCTACGCCTACAGCAACAACAACCCCCTCACCTTCAGCGACCCCGACGGCCTGCGCTGCATTCACGGCGCGCCCGGCGGCGGAGCGGACGGCATCTGCGCCGGCGTCCCGGGCGACACCGACGGCGTCATCAACGCCGACTCGAACAACTGCTCCCGGACGTCGTCCTGTTACGACACAGCCGTCGACATGATCAGGGCGTCCAAGCGGGACAGCACCTACGGCAAGAAGCCGATCGTCATCCAGCCCAAGGGCGACTCGGTCACCATCCAGGGCGTCTACATCCCGACGCAGGCCGAACTCGTCGAGATCTTCCCCTACTACCACGAGCGCCTGGACTACCAGCACAACCTGGAGAACTGGGCGAGAGCCCGGTGCACGATGACGAACGCCGCCGGCTCGGACTTCTGCACCGCGGTGGGCAAGCTTGGCTGGTTCGGCGACCAGAACGGTCCAGGGATCCTGGAGGTCCTGGGCATCGACGACTACGTCGGCTGCGCCCAGGGATCCGGCAGCGCCTGCAAGGCGGCCGCAGTGGACGCGGGCATAGCGGTGGGCACAGGGCTGCTCGGCAAGGGCGCCAAGGTCGTCTTCAAGGGGTTCAAGGCTGCCTTCAAGAAGGCAGACTCCGTACCCATCCAGTGCCTTGTCGGGGGTGGCCGGCACAGCTTCACTCCGGGAACGCTCGTCCTGATGTCCGACGGGTCCACCAAGCCCATCGAGGACGTCCGGATCGGCGACGAGATCGTGGTCACTGACCCGGAGAGCGGCCGGACCACGACGCGGACCGTCGTCGCCACCATCGTCACAGAGGACGACAAGCACTTCGTCGACCTCACGGTCTCCCGGAAGGGAGCCAGTGGCACCGATTCGCTGACCTCCACGACGACGCACCCCTTCTGGTCGCCGTCTGAGGGCGCCTGGGTGGATGCCGGTGATCTCAAGCCGGGCATGACACTGCGCGCCGTCGACGGCAGTACGGTCGAGGCCGAGAAGACCAGAGAGTTCCGCAAGCTGCAACGCACGCACGACCTCACCATCAACGACATCCACACGTACTATGTGCTGGCGGGTGAGACACCGGTACTCGTTCATAACAGCAACTGTAATGTTGCTGGTCGAGGGCTTTGGCAGCTAACCAAGGAAGGCTCGACGAAACTCCTAAAGGGAGGTCCGTTCAAGACCACCTTTTATAAGAGTGCCTCGGACGGTACCTGGTGGACTCCGGACGTGACCGGCCATGGTGAATCGGCGTTCAAGGTCTATCGGGAGACCAGTAAGGGCCTCGAATGGATCTCGGATGCCGATAAATACGGCGACTACATGCCGGACAAGTGGAAGGGCGATACGGGGAAATTTATACCGAACAGCAATTTGCGGGGCGTCAAGAGATGA